The following coding sequences lie in one Maribacter forsetii DSM 18668 genomic window:
- a CDS encoding YpdA family putative bacillithiol disulfide reductase, whose protein sequence is MKTEFDIVIVGGGPIGIACGLKAKKNGLSYLIIEKGPIVNSLFHYPSNMQFFSSSEKLEIDEIPFISNEAKPKRDEALEYYRRIVTTNKLNMHLFEKVENVQKNNNTFSITTDKNTYISKQIVVATGFYDIPNLLNVPGENLDKVVHYYDNPHYYSGQKVAVIGASNSAIDAALECYRKGAEVSLIIRGPEVGKRVKYWVRPDIINRIEEGSIKAYFNTTVKSISKDAITLTTNDEEVEIQNDFVLALTGYKPNFDFLEKLGVNISDDEKKLPEYNPDTMETNIKGLYLAGVICGGMETHKWFIENSRIHAKMIIKNIVTDSITV, encoded by the coding sequence TGATATTGTAATTGTTGGTGGAGGACCTATTGGTATTGCATGTGGATTAAAAGCAAAGAAAAACGGACTCTCTTATCTTATCATCGAAAAAGGGCCTATCGTGAATTCTCTTTTTCACTACCCTAGTAATATGCAATTTTTCTCTTCATCTGAAAAATTGGAAATTGACGAGATTCCTTTTATAAGTAACGAAGCTAAGCCTAAACGAGATGAAGCCTTAGAATATTACCGACGTATCGTCACTACCAACAAACTGAATATGCATCTATTTGAAAAAGTAGAGAACGTTCAGAAAAACAATAATACGTTTTCCATAACAACGGACAAGAACACATATATTTCAAAACAAATTGTAGTAGCTACAGGATTCTATGATATTCCTAACTTATTAAATGTTCCAGGAGAGAATTTAGATAAGGTGGTTCATTATTATGATAACCCACATTATTATTCAGGTCAGAAAGTAGCAGTTATTGGCGCAAGCAACTCTGCCATTGATGCTGCCTTAGAATGCTACAGAAAAGGTGCTGAAGTATCTTTGATCATACGTGGACCGGAAGTTGGCAAAAGGGTTAAATATTGGGTAAGACCAGATATCATTAACCGTATTGAAGAAGGTAGCATAAAAGCTTATTTTAATACTACTGTAAAATCAATTTCCAAAGATGCCATTACTTTAACTACGAATGATGAGGAAGTAGAAATACAAAATGATTTTGTTTTGGCACTAACAGGATATAAGCCAAATTTTGATTTCTTAGAGAAACTAGGAGTAAACATCAGTGATGATGAGAAAAAACTACCTGAATATAATCCTGACACTATGGAAACCAATATTAAAGGACTTTACTTGGCAGGTGTTATCTGCGGCGGTATGGAAACACATAAATGGTTTATTGAGAACTCTAGAATACATGCAAAAATGATTATAAAAAATATTGTTACAGATTCTATTACAGTATAA
- a CDS encoding GatB/YqeY domain-containing protein, protein MALQQRVMEQLKLAMKAKDSVALESLRAIKSALLVASTSGGEEITEDNEIQIVQKLVKQRKDSAAIFIEQGRQDLADPELAQIAVIEQFLPEQLTEEEVEKVVVQTIDATGASGMKDMGKVMGIVSKELAGQADGKLISTIVKKKLA, encoded by the coding sequence ATGGCTTTGCAGCAAAGAGTAATGGAACAGTTGAAATTAGCAATGAAAGCAAAGGATTCCGTAGCACTAGAATCGCTTAGAGCTATAAAATCTGCATTGTTGGTTGCAAGTACGAGTGGAGGTGAAGAAATTACCGAAGATAATGAAATACAGATTGTACAGAAGTTGGTAAAACAAAGAAAAGATAGTGCAGCCATTTTTATAGAACAAGGAAGACAAGATCTTGCTGATCCAGAATTAGCCCAGATTGCTGTCATAGAGCAATTTTTGCCAGAACAACTTACTGAAGAAGAAGTAGAAAAAGTTGTAGTTCAAACTATAGATGCTACCGGTGCTTCAGGTATGAAAGATATGGGTAAGGTGATGGGGATTGTTTCTAAGGAATTAGCGGGTCAAGCAGACGGTAAGTTGATTTCTACAATCGTAAAAAAGAAATTGGCATAA
- the ftsZ gene encoding cell division protein FtsZ has product MSKNSEFDNISFDLPKNQSNVIKVIGVGGGGSNAINHMFQAGINGVDFVICNTDSQALDNSPVPNKIQLGVSLTEGLGAGANPEVGEQAAMESMEEIKSMLDTTTKMIFITAGMGGGTGTGAAPVIAKFAKEMDVLTVGIVTMPFQFEGKMRVEQAQRGIEKLRNNVDSLIVINNNKLREVYGNLGFKAGFSKADEVLATAARGIAEVITHHYTQNIDLRDAKTVLSNSGTAIMGSAISSGSARANEAIMKALDSPLLNDNKIQGAKNVLLLIVSGAQEITIDEIGEINDHIQIEAGYGANIIMGVGEDESLGEAIAVTVIATGFNIEQQDDIVNTESKKIIHTLEEGQRAEAMLLSNQKTVHTLEMDDEEEEVKQVKPVKKYEFVEEEDFDLIPTTNYIKNFNVFYEEVLAKNVSEEDFVIVDAPSAFRDIEVVDPEELQVDEKDDQFAVGFDRSSKDEEEKENVIMFDLHDEVKDIDVKESIEIVPVLEYNKNGEKRYSLDDYMQLESKLTGAKSKAEEFEPKVVEDELVFERKTVAPSREASPEEPLDPMETPIEELLRDRADERRRKLKDFNYKFKNNAPTSYDEKKPAYQRQGVDLNESSREKKISRTSLSGDSNDDIQLRSNNSFLHDNVD; this is encoded by the coding sequence ATGAGTAAGAACAGCGAATTTGATAATATCTCCTTTGATCTACCAAAGAATCAAAGCAACGTTATAAAAGTCATTGGTGTAGGTGGCGGTGGTAGTAATGCCATTAATCACATGTTCCAGGCAGGAATTAACGGAGTTGATTTTGTAATCTGTAATACGGATTCTCAGGCTTTAGACAATAGTCCGGTGCCAAACAAAATACAATTAGGTGTATCATTAACAGAAGGTTTGGGTGCTGGTGCCAATCCTGAAGTAGGTGAACAAGCTGCCATGGAAAGCATGGAAGAGATTAAAAGTATGTTGGATACAACTACTAAAATGATATTCATTACTGCTGGTATGGGCGGGGGAACAGGAACTGGTGCTGCTCCCGTAATTGCCAAGTTTGCAAAAGAAATGGATGTTCTTACTGTTGGTATCGTTACTATGCCGTTTCAATTCGAAGGTAAAATGAGAGTTGAGCAGGCACAACGAGGTATTGAAAAATTGCGTAATAATGTCGATTCGCTGATCGTCATTAATAACAATAAATTAAGAGAAGTATACGGTAACCTTGGTTTTAAAGCTGGGTTCTCTAAGGCTGATGAAGTATTGGCAACTGCTGCTAGAGGTATTGCAGAAGTTATTACACATCACTATACACAAAACATAGATTTACGTGATGCTAAAACAGTACTATCAAATAGTGGTACTGCTATAATGGGGTCTGCTATTTCATCTGGTTCTGCTAGGGCTAATGAAGCGATTATGAAAGCATTGGATTCTCCGTTGTTGAACGATAACAAGATTCAAGGAGCTAAAAACGTATTGTTATTGATTGTTTCTGGTGCACAAGAAATAACAATTGACGAGATTGGTGAAATCAATGATCATATTCAAATAGAAGCAGGATACGGAGCAAACATTATTATGGGTGTTGGTGAAGATGAGAGCTTAGGTGAGGCTATTGCTGTAACGGTCATTGCTACTGGGTTTAATATTGAGCAACAAGATGATATTGTAAATACCGAGTCTAAGAAAATTATCCATACGTTAGAAGAAGGACAACGTGCAGAAGCAATGTTGTTATCTAACCAAAAAACAGTTCATACTTTAGAAATGGACGATGAGGAAGAGGAGGTAAAACAAGTCAAACCCGTAAAAAAGTATGAGTTCGTTGAGGAAGAAGATTTTGACTTGATACCTACAACGAACTATATTAAAAATTTCAATGTTTTTTACGAGGAAGTATTAGCTAAAAATGTTTCAGAAGAAGATTTTGTAATCGTAGATGCACCATCGGCTTTTAGAGATATTGAAGTAGTTGATCCAGAAGAATTACAAGTTGATGAGAAAGATGATCAATTCGCAGTAGGGTTCGATAGATCATCAAAAGATGAAGAGGAGAAAGAGAATGTAATCATGTTTGACTTGCATGATGAAGTAAAAGATATTGATGTAAAAGAAAGCATTGAAATTGTACCGGTCTTAGAATACAATAAGAATGGTGAAAAACGCTATAGCTTGGATGACTATATGCAGTTAGAGAGTAAACTGACTGGAGCAAAGTCTAAAGCAGAAGAATTTGAGCCAAAGGTTGTTGAAGATGAGTTGGTATTCGAAAGAAAGACAGTAGCACCAAGTAGGGAGGCAAGTCCAGAGGAACCGTTAGATCCAATGGAAACACCTATTGAAGAATTGTTGAGAGATAGAGCTGACGAACGCAGAAGAAAACTAAAAGATTTCAATTATAAGTTTAAAAACAACGCCCCTACAAGTTATGACGAAAAGAAGCCGGCATACCAAAGACAAGGAGTAGATTTAAATGAAAGTTCAAGAGAAAAAAAGATATCTAGAACTTCTTTAAGCGGAGATAGTAATGATGATATTCAGTTAAGATCTAACAACTCATTTTTACATGATAATGTAGACTAA
- the ftsA gene encoding cell division protein FtsA — protein sequence MEQTKYSVGLDIGTTKIVAIIGKQNEYGKIEILGIGKSKSLGVHRGVVNNITQTIKSIQQAVEEAEANSGLKIGSVVVGIAGQHIRSLQHSDYITRKDSEEVIGEEDVDLLCNQVHKLIMLPGEEIIHVLPQEYKVDGQAEIREPVGMYGGRLEANFHVVVGQVVSIKNVGRCIKSAGLDLGNITLEPLASSDAVLSQEEKEAGVALIDIGGGTTDLAIFKDGIIRHTAVIPFGGGVITEDIKEGCSIIEKQAELLKTRFGSAWPGENRDNEIVSIPGLRGREPKEISLKNLSKIIHARVVEIIEQVYVEIKNYGHEEQKKKLIAGIVLTGGGSQLKHLKQLVEYITGMDTRIGYPNEHLAGDSDEEVASPLYATAVGLLMNAIKNQEKLKLTQEEILQEQELEQEEELVYADRDTEAVARPNLHKERKSVFDKWSEKLKEFLDNAE from the coding sequence ATGGAACAAACTAAATATTCAGTCGGTTTAGACATAGGAACAACGAAAATCGTTGCCATAATCGGAAAACAAAACGAGTATGGTAAAATTGAGATTTTGGGTATCGGTAAGTCCAAAAGTTTAGGTGTACACAGAGGGGTGGTAAATAACATTACCCAGACCATAAAATCTATACAGCAGGCGGTTGAAGAGGCAGAAGCAAATTCTGGTCTTAAGATTGGATCTGTTGTTGTTGGTATTGCCGGTCAGCATATTAGAAGTTTACAGCACAGCGATTACATCACCAGAAAAGATTCTGAGGAGGTAATAGGAGAGGAAGATGTAGACTTGTTATGTAATCAAGTGCACAAATTGATTATGCTACCAGGTGAGGAGATTATTCATGTGTTACCACAAGAATACAAAGTTGACGGGCAAGCGGAAATCCGTGAACCTGTTGGTATGTACGGTGGTAGGCTAGAAGCTAACTTTCATGTAGTGGTTGGGCAGGTAGTTTCCATTAAAAACGTAGGTCGTTGCATTAAAAGTGCAGGATTGGATTTAGGAAATATAACACTAGAGCCATTAGCATCATCTGACGCAGTACTGAGTCAAGAAGAAAAAGAAGCTGGTGTAGCATTGATCGATATAGGTGGTGGTACAACTGATCTTGCCATTTTTAAAGATGGTATCATTAGGCATACTGCGGTTATTCCTTTTGGTGGTGGAGTTATTACCGAGGATATAAAAGAAGGATGTTCGATTATTGAGAAGCAAGCCGAATTGTTGAAAACCAGATTTGGATCTGCTTGGCCAGGTGAGAATAGAGATAATGAAATTGTGTCCATTCCAGGTTTACGTGGTAGAGAGCCAAAAGAGATCTCATTGAAAAATCTATCTAAGATTATTCACGCTCGTGTAGTTGAAATTATTGAACAAGTGTATGTAGAAATTAAAAACTACGGTCATGAAGAGCAAAAGAAAAAATTGATTGCAGGTATCGTGTTAACAGGTGGTGGTAGCCAGTTGAAGCATTTAAAGCAATTAGTAGAATATATAACAGGTATGGATACTCGTATCGGGTACCCTAACGAACATTTAGCTGGCGATTCTGATGAAGAAGTTGCTAGTCCATTGTATGCAACAGCTGTTGGTCTTTTAATGAATGCCATTAAAAACCAAGAGAAGTTGAAATTGACGCAAGAAGAGATTTTACAAGAACAGGAACTAGAGCAAGAAGAAGAGTTGGTGTATGCAGATCGTGATACGGAAGCAGTAGCTCGCCCTAACTTGCATAAAGAAAGAAAATCCGTTTTTGATAAGTGGTCTGAAAAATTGAAAGAATTTTTAGATAACGCAGAGTAA
- a CDS encoding cell division protein FtsQ/DivIB: MQVNWNFIKLAALVLVIMGLYAFSNERNSAKNVTGMKVEFIGDQNLYLTEGTVNKLLIQNYGSLDNVPKENIVLNTVEKALEANEMVKSAQVYLTIDGQLTSKIVQRKPIGRIEGNTKFYLDDEGKRMPLSNNHSARVPIITGNISGKSLEDVYVILEHINMDDFFRESVIGIHIKGEEEYQLRLRLNNFVVNIGGIEDLDAKFSNFKAFYVKANKDETLEDYAEVSLEFNNQVVCTKI; this comes from the coding sequence ATGCAGGTTAATTGGAATTTTATAAAGTTAGCGGCTTTAGTTCTAGTAATCATGGGGTTATATGCTTTTTCAAATGAGCGTAATAGCGCTAAAAATGTTACGGGAATGAAGGTAGAATTCATTGGGGATCAAAATTTGTACCTCACTGAAGGAACGGTTAATAAATTGTTAATACAAAATTACGGTAGCCTTGATAATGTGCCTAAAGAAAATATAGTTTTGAATACTGTAGAAAAGGCCCTTGAGGCCAATGAAATGGTGAAAAGTGCACAAGTCTATCTAACAATAGATGGTCAGCTAACGTCTAAAATTGTTCAAAGGAAACCAATAGGGCGCATAGAAGGGAACACAAAGTTCTATTTGGACGATGAAGGAAAGAGAATGCCTCTTTCAAATAATCATTCGGCTAGAGTTCCTATCATCACAGGCAATATCAGTGGTAAAAGCCTTGAGGATGTTTATGTCATATTGGAACACATAAATATGGATGATTTTTTTCGGGAATCTGTAATTGGTATTCATATCAAAGGAGAGGAAGAATATCAGTTACGATTAAGGCTTAACAATTTTGTTGTAAACATAGGCGGTATTGAAGATTTAGATGCCAAGTTTAGCAATTTTAAGGCGTTTTATGTCAAAGCGAACAAGGATGAGACCTTGGAGGATTATGCAGAAGTAAGTTTAGAATTCAATAACCAGGTGGTGTGCACTAAAATATAA
- the murC gene encoding UDP-N-acetylmuramate--L-alanine ligase yields the protein MNVTQIHRVYFIGIGGIGMSALARYFAFIDKAVAGYDKTETPLTQELASSGIDIHYLDDIKSVADEFKDDVEHTLVVYTPAVPSTHSEYQYFLNNGFTIKKRSEVLGLITKDSFCLAVAGTHGKTTTSSILAHLLKETGVKMTAFLGGISEDFNSNFLLEGTDYSVVEADEFDRSFMQLTPNVACVTSMDADHLDIYGDAQELERTFVDFTKRLKPGGKLFVRNGLPLEGLTYGIEDDSDYCIRNIKIEHGTYIFDLETPDLKLEGVEFNKPGRHNLLNGLVAFAMAMQAGSPPHRLAEALATFKGVQRRFSYKIKNDDFVFIDDYAHHPTEINAVFEAVAEMHPNKKVLAIFQPHLFSRTRDFADEFAKSLSQFQNILLLDIYPAREEPLEGITSEWLLEKVNSGNKKLISKEQILSEIKKQDPDVLLTMGAGDIGLEVVKIKKEMSYAG from the coding sequence ATGAACGTAACGCAAATACATAGGGTGTATTTTATAGGCATTGGGGGCATAGGTATGTCTGCTTTGGCGCGTTATTTTGCGTTCATTGATAAAGCGGTTGCAGGGTACGATAAAACCGAGACTCCGCTTACACAAGAGTTGGCAAGTTCAGGTATTGACATTCATTATTTAGATGACATCAAAAGTGTTGCAGATGAGTTTAAAGACGATGTTGAGCACACTTTAGTAGTGTATACCCCTGCGGTACCATCTACTCATTCGGAGTATCAGTACTTTTTAAATAATGGGTTCACGATTAAGAAACGCTCAGAGGTACTTGGTTTAATTACCAAAGACTCTTTCTGTTTGGCAGTTGCCGGTACGCATGGTAAAACAACGACCTCTAGTATTTTGGCGCATTTGTTAAAAGAAACAGGAGTAAAAATGACGGCGTTCTTAGGCGGAATTTCAGAAGATTTTAATAGTAATTTCCTTTTAGAAGGAACAGACTATTCGGTAGTTGAAGCAGATGAATTTGATCGTTCATTTATGCAGTTGACGCCAAATGTAGCGTGTGTTACGTCTATGGATGCTGATCACCTTGATATTTATGGTGATGCGCAAGAATTGGAAAGAACATTTGTTGATTTTACCAAACGCTTAAAACCGGGTGGTAAACTATTTGTTCGTAATGGTTTGCCTTTAGAAGGGTTGACATATGGTATAGAAGACGATTCGGATTATTGCATTCGAAACATAAAAATAGAACATGGCACCTACATATTCGATTTGGAGACCCCTGACCTCAAACTAGAAGGGGTTGAATTCAACAAACCTGGGCGACATAATCTGTTGAACGGTTTGGTAGCTTTCGCAATGGCGATGCAAGCAGGTTCCCCACCGCATCGCCTTGCAGAGGCATTAGCAACATTTAAAGGAGTGCAAAGGCGTTTTTCATACAAAATTAAAAATGATGATTTCGTTTTTATAGATGATTATGCGCATCACCCAACAGAAATAAATGCTGTTTTTGAAGCAGTTGCAGAAATGCATCCAAATAAAAAAGTATTGGCGATTTTTCAGCCACACCTGTTTTCAAGAACACGTGATTTTGCAGATGAGTTTGCAAAAAGCTTGTCGCAATTCCAGAATATTTTGTTGCTGGATATCTATCCGGCTAGAGAAGAACCACTTGAGGGGATAACATCAGAATGGTTGTTGGAAAAGGTAAATAGCGGTAATAAAAAATTAATTTCGAAAGAACAAATCCTTTCTGAAATAAAAAAACAGGATCCTGATGTTTTACTAACAATGGGAGCCGGAGATATAGGTTTAGAAGTTGTGAAAATTAAAAAAGAAATGTCGTATGCAGGTTAA
- the murG gene encoding undecaprenyldiphospho-muramoylpentapeptide beta-N-acetylglucosaminyltransferase, whose product MGSYKFILSGGGTGGHIYPAIAIANELKRRYPDAEFLFVGAKDRMEMEKVPQAGYKIEGLWITGIQRKLTLKNLLFPIKLISSLMRANSIVSKFKPHAVIGTGGFASGPLLKMATTKGIPCVLQEQNSFAGITNKLLKDKVKKICVAYDGMEKFFPKDKIVKTGNPVRSDLVVLKATKNEALQYFELNADKKTLLVLGGSLGARRINQLVADHLEYFEALGLQVIWQCGKGYYETYKSHQSENIKVHAFLNSMDKAYVAADFIISRAGAGAVSELCLVGKPTFFIPSPVVAEDHQTMNALSLVGHNAAIMIREKELDTTFKTEFESVFKSEEKQQELSKNIKSLALPNATSDICDEIEKLIK is encoded by the coding sequence GTGGGCAGTTATAAGTTCATTTTATCAGGAGGAGGTACTGGCGGACATATTTATCCGGCCATTGCCATAGCGAACGAATTGAAAAGGAGGTATCCTGATGCGGAGTTTTTGTTCGTAGGAGCGAAGGATAGAATGGAGATGGAAAAAGTGCCGCAAGCAGGATATAAAATAGAAGGATTGTGGATTACGGGAATTCAGCGAAAACTGACCCTTAAAAATCTACTTTTTCCAATAAAATTGATAAGTAGCTTAATGAGAGCAAATAGCATCGTATCGAAGTTTAAACCACACGCCGTAATTGGTACGGGTGGTTTTGCTAGTGGTCCGTTGTTAAAAATGGCAACCACTAAGGGTATACCTTGTGTATTGCAAGAACAGAATTCCTTTGCTGGTATTACCAATAAACTATTAAAAGACAAAGTGAAAAAAATCTGCGTGGCCTATGATGGCATGGAGAAATTTTTCCCGAAAGATAAAATTGTAAAAACGGGTAATCCTGTACGTTCAGATTTGGTGGTATTGAAAGCTACTAAAAATGAAGCTTTACAGTATTTTGAATTGAATGCCGATAAGAAAACACTTTTAGTATTAGGTGGAAGTTTAGGGGCAAGACGCATCAACCAATTGGTAGCGGATCATTTAGAATATTTTGAGGCATTAGGATTGCAAGTGATATGGCAATGTGGAAAAGGGTATTACGAAACCTATAAATCGCATCAGTCAGAGAATATTAAAGTACATGCTTTTTTAAACTCGATGGATAAAGCTTATGTAGCTGCAGATTTCATCATTTCAAGAGCAGGTGCAGGTGCAGTGTCAGAATTGTGTTTGGTTGGGAAACCAACATTCTTTATTCCGTCGCCAGTTGTAGCAGAAGATCACCAAACTATGAATGCATTATCTCTTGTTGGTCATAACGCTGCAATTATGATCAGGGAGAAAGAGCTTGATACAACATTTAAAACGGAGTTTGAATCGGTATTTAAATCCGAAGAAAAGCAACAAGAATTATCAAAGAATATTAAGTCGTTGGCATTACCAAATGCAACATCTGATATCTGCGATGAAATAGAAAAATTGATCAAATAA
- a CDS encoding FtsW/RodA/SpoVE family cell cycle protein: protein MLNIFQNIKGDKAIWAIAALLALFSFLPVYSASSNLVYVVGSGTPVGHLVKHAILLFLGFGIIYGVHKIPTHFFKGLSMIALPIVLVLLIFVLAQGTSSGGTNASRWIRLPLVGFGFQPSNLAAVVLMIYVARYFSKVRDIKITFTESIVPLWLPVFAVVALILPANFSTAAIVFSMVMVLCFLGGYPMKYLLGIVGTGVLFLSIFILTAKAFPDLFPNRVDTWMSRIDSFSNPEDSEGTYQIERAKIAIATGGVMGKGAGKSVQKNFLPQSSSDFIYAIIVEEYGLIGGFILMLFYLFLLFRIVVVANGCASIFSKLLVLGVGLPIVFQALINMAVAVELFPVTGQNLPLISSGGTSSWMTCLAIGIILSASNKSIAQESASGNDVDIDETNPLEILSGQL from the coding sequence GTGTTGAATATATTTCAAAATATAAAAGGAGATAAAGCTATTTGGGCCATTGCGGCACTCTTGGCCTTATTTTCATTTCTACCAGTATATAGTGCCAGTAGTAATTTGGTATATGTTGTAGGTAGTGGTACGCCGGTTGGGCACTTGGTAAAACATGCCATACTGTTGTTTTTAGGCTTTGGAATTATTTACGGGGTACATAAAATACCTACGCACTTTTTTAAAGGGCTGTCCATGATAGCGTTGCCCATAGTGTTGGTATTGCTCATATTCGTATTGGCGCAAGGTACTTCAAGTGGTGGTACCAATGCCAGTCGTTGGATTCGTCTGCCTTTGGTAGGTTTCGGTTTTCAGCCCTCTAACTTGGCGGCAGTAGTGTTAATGATATATGTAGCGCGTTATTTCTCTAAGGTTAGAGATATTAAAATAACGTTTACAGAAAGCATAGTGCCATTGTGGTTGCCTGTATTTGCTGTAGTGGCGTTAATATTACCAGCTAACTTTTCAACTGCGGCTATTGTTTTCTCTATGGTTATGGTATTGTGTTTTTTAGGAGGATATCCTATGAAATATTTATTAGGTATTGTAGGAACGGGAGTTCTGTTTTTGTCCATATTCATATTAACGGCAAAAGCGTTTCCAGATTTATTTCCGAATAGGGTAGATACATGGATGAGCAGGATAGATAGTTTCTCTAACCCTGAAGATTCAGAAGGAACCTATCAAATAGAAAGAGCAAAAATTGCCATAGCTACAGGTGGAGTAATGGGTAAAGGAGCGGGTAAAAGTGTGCAAAAGAACTTTTTACCACAGAGTTCATCAGATTTTATCTATGCGATTATCGTTGAAGAATATGGTTTAATAGGTGGATTTATTTTGATGCTATTTTATTTGTTTCTGTTGTTTAGGATAGTGGTCGTCGCTAACGGATGTGCATCGATCTTTAGCAAATTATTAGTGCTAGGGGTAGGATTACCTATTGTTTTTCAAGCACTAATAAACATGGCGGTTGCGGTAGAATTATTTCCGGTAACGGGACAGAATTTACCATTGATCAGTAGCGGTGGTACCTCTAGTTGGATGACCTGTTTGGCAATAGGAATCATTTTAAGTGCAAGTAATAAAAGTATAGCGCAGGAGAGTGCTTCTGGCAATGATGTTGATATAGATGAAACGAACCCTTTAGAGATTTTAAGTGGGCAGTTATAA
- the murD gene encoding UDP-N-acetylmuramoyl-L-alanine--D-glutamate ligase, with product MALLVVLGGGESGVGTAILGLKKGYDVFVSDKGKIKEKYKNVLEHFGIDWEEEQHSEDRILKADLVMKSPGIPDKVPLVKQLVSKGVPVISEIEFASKYTNAKIIGITGSNGKTTTTMLTNHILANAELKVGMAGNIGDSYAKMVAENDFEYYVLEISSFQLDGIVDFKPHIAVITNITPDHLDRYEYEFENYIASKFRIAENQDENDYLIYDADDTVLVEWLNKHPVKSKLMPFSLNKVFEQGAFIEQSEIIIKTTTDTISMTKNTLALEGQHNVKNTMAAATIAKLVGIRKETIRACVSNFQGAPHRLEKVLKIHHVEYINDSKATNVNAAYYALDSMKTPTVWIVGGVDKGNEYMELMPLVREKVKAIICLGEDNEKIKHVFGNAVDLLVETYAMEEAVKVAYKIAERGDTVLLSPACASFDLFKNYEDRGDQFKNCVKNL from the coding sequence ATGGCATTACTGGTAGTTCTTGGAGGAGGAGAAAGTGGAGTAGGAACAGCCATTTTAGGATTGAAAAAAGGATACGATGTTTTTGTATCCGATAAAGGAAAAATTAAAGAGAAGTATAAAAACGTTCTTGAACATTTTGGAATTGATTGGGAAGAAGAACAGCATTCTGAAGACCGCATACTAAAAGCCGATTTGGTAATGAAGAGTCCGGGTATACCAGACAAAGTACCCTTGGTAAAGCAGTTGGTGTCGAAAGGTGTTCCTGTAATATCAGAGATAGAATTTGCATCAAAATACACCAATGCAAAAATCATTGGTATCACAGGTAGCAACGGAAAAACAACGACTACCATGCTAACTAACCACATTTTGGCAAATGCCGAATTGAAAGTGGGTATGGCAGGAAACATTGGTGATAGTTATGCGAAAATGGTTGCAGAGAATGATTTTGAGTATTACGTGCTTGAGATCAGTAGTTTTCAATTAGACGGCATAGTAGATTTTAAACCACACATTGCCGTGATTACGAATATTACACCAGATCACTTAGATCGGTATGAGTATGAGTTTGAAAACTACATAGCATCGAAATTTAGAATTGCAGAAAACCAAGACGAAAACGATTATTTGATTTATGATGCAGATGATACAGTTTTGGTAGAATGGCTGAACAAGCACCCGGTTAAATCAAAATTAATGCCCTTTTCATTGAATAAAGTATTTGAACAAGGCGCATTTATAGAACAAAGCGAGATAATAATAAAAACAACAACAGATACTATTAGCATGACGAAGAACACTTTGGCCTTAGAAGGTCAGCACAATGTAAAGAACACAATGGCAGCGGCAACAATTGCCAAATTAGTCGGTATCCGTAAGGAAACTATAAGAGCTTGTGTTTCTAATTTTCAAGGGGCTCCCCACCGTTTGGAAAAGGTGTTGAAAATACATCATGTGGAATATATCAATGACTCAAAAGCAACGAATGTAAACGCTGCTTATTACGCATTGGATAGCATGAAAACACCTACTGTTTGGATCGTAGGTGGTGTAGATAAGGGCAATGAGTACATGGAGTTAATGCCATTGGTACGTGAAAAAGTAAAAGCGATTATTTGCTTAGGTGAGGATAATGAAAAAATCAAGCATGTATTCGGTAATGCTGTGGATCTATTGGTAGAAACCTATGCCATGGAAGAAGCTGTTAAAGTGGCTTATAAAATTGCAGAGCGTGGTGATACGGTTTTGTTATCACCGGCATGTGCAAGTTTCGATTTGTTTAAGAACTATGAGGATCGCGGCGATCAATTTAAGAACTGTGTAAAGAACCTATAA